Below is a window of Pseudomonas eucalypticola DNA.
CCTGCGGGTGTTGGCCCAGCGCAGCCAGCATCACCAGGCTATGGAACCACAGATCGGCGGTTTCATAGATGACATCGCTGTAATCTCCGCTGATGGCGGCGTCCTTGGCGGCGATGATGGTCTCCACGGACTCTTCGCCGACCTTTTCCAGAATCTTGTTCAGGCCCTTGTGGTACAGGCTGGCGACGTAGGAGCTGTCGGGCTCGGCGCCTTTGCGCGACTCCAGCACTTCGGCGAGTCGGGTCAGGGTGTCATTCATGGCTGTGTCCTGCCTGGTAGATGGCCTTCGGGTCCTTGAGCACGGGGTCGACGGTTTTCCATTCGCCGTTTTCGTGGACGCGATAGAAGCAGCTCTGACGACCAGTATGGCAGGCAATGTCGCCTACTTGTTCGACCATCAGGATGATGACGTCGGCGTCGCAGTCCAGGCGCATTTCGTGCAGGTGCTGCACGTGGCCGGAGTCCTCGCCCTTGCGCCACAGCTTGCCGCGCGAGCGCGACCAGTAGATGGCGCGGTTCTCGGCCGCGGTCAGGGCCAGGGCCTCGCGGTTCATCCAGGCCATCATCAGCACGCGCCCGGTCTTGTGATCCTGGGCGATGGCCGGTACAAGGCCATCGCTGTTCCAGTTGATCTCGTCCAGCCAGTCTTTCATTTTTGACTCCGACAACGAGTTCGACTCGCTCGAACTCCTCTCTAGTGTGCCAGCCTCATGGGCGGCTGGCTATCAACGCGCGACCAGGTAAAGGCCTGCGGCCAGCATCACCCAGGCCGGCCAGGCGGCCAGGGTGTCGATGGCACCGCCCGTGGCGGCCAGTGTGGCACCACCGGCCAGCAGCACGCCACCCACCACCCGCACCAGGCGCCGTTCGTTGGGCTGGCGCCACGGCGGCGAGGGGTCGCGGGCATGCGGTTGCGACATGCGTTCGAGCAGGTCGCGGGTCATGTTGGCCAGGTGGGGCAATTGCTCCACTTGCGATTGCACGTTATGGAACAGGTTCTTGGGGCTCATGCGCTCGCGCATCCAGCGTTCCAGGAACGGCTGGGCGGTGGTCCACAAGTCCAGGTCCGGGTAGAGCTGGCGGCCCAGGCCTTCGATGTTCAGCAGGGTTTTCTGCAGAAGAACAAGCTGCGGCTGCACTTCCATGTTGAAGCGCCGGGCGGTCTGGAACAGGCGCATCAGCACCTGGCCGAAGGAAATGTCCTTCAACGGCTTCTCGAAGATCGGCTCGCACACGGTACGGATCGCCGCTTCGAACTCGTTGAGCTTGGTTTCCGCCGGTACCCAGCCTGAGTCGATGTGCAATTGCGCTACACGCCGGTAGTCACGCTTGAAGAACGCAAACAGGTTGCGCGCCAGGTAATCCTGGTCTTCGGGCGTGAGGCTGCCGACGATGCCGCAGTCGATGGCGATGTATTTCGGGCTCCACGGCGCCACGGTGCTGATGAAGATGTTGCCTGGGTGCATGTCGGCGTGGAAGAAGCTGTCGCGGAACACCTGGGTGAAGAAGATCTCCACCCCGCGCTCTGCCAGCAGCTTCATGTCGGTACGCTGGTCGGCCAGGGTGGCCAGGTCAGTGACCTGGATGCCGTAGATGCGCTCCATCACCAGCACCTTTGGCCGGCACCAGTCCCAGTACACCTGGGGCACGTAGAGCATGTCCGAGTCTTCGAAGTTGCGCCGCAGCTGGCTGGAGTTGGCGGCTTCGCGCAGCAGGTCCAGTTCGTCGTAGATGGTCTTCTCGTAGTCGGCCACCACGTCCACCGGGTGCAGCAGGCGGGCGTCGGCGGAAAACTTTTCTGCCCAGCGCGCCAGCAGGAACAGCCACGCCAGGTCCTGGCCGATGATCGGCTTGAGGCCGGGGCGCACTACCTTGACGACGACTTCTTCACCCGTGCGCAGTTGCGCCGAATGCACCTGGGCCACCGAGGCAGACGCCAGCGGCTCGACATCGAAGCGGCTGAACACCTCGCTGATGGTCTTGCCCAGTTGCTCTTCGATCAGTTTCACCGCCTGTTGCGGGTCGAAGGGTGGCACCCGGTCCTGCAGCAGCATCAGTTCATCGGCGATGTCTTCAGGCAGCAGGTCGCGGCGGGTGGACAGCAGTTGGCCGAACTTGATGAAGATCGGCCCCAGGTCCTGCAAGGCCAGGCGCAGGGCAGCGCCACGGCTGAGCTCCAGGCGCTTGCGCGGCAACCAGCGCCAGGGCATGCCAAAGCGCGTGATGCGCAGGAACCACGGCAGGGGGAGGGCAAATAGCAAGTCATCGAGACGGTAGCGGATCACGACGCGCTGGATGCGCAACAAACGGCGGACGGCAAGCAGCTTCATGCGTTATCGCTGGAGTTGAGGGATCGGACGAGGCGCTCTAGGCGCGCTTCGAGGCGTTCGACATCGACTTTGAGTTCGTCGAGTTCGGCGAACCTGGCTTCGGCTTCATGCTTGCCCACCAGGGTTCGTGTTTCTTCGGCCAGGTACTCGGCCATGTTCTGGTTCACGCTGGCCACGCCTTTGCGTACCCAGCCGGCGTCGCGGCGCAGGTGGCTGCTGATCAATTGGCTGGCCACCGGGCCGAGCCAGCGTTGCAGCTCGTATTCCCAGTCCAGCTCCAGGTCCTGGAGCACGCCCACCAGCTCCAGCAGCACGCCGCTGTCGCCGCTCAGGTCGACCTGGGGGCTGTGCAGCACCGCGGGCTTGTCCTGGCTGACCGCCAGCTGTACCAGGCTGCTGGCCGGGGCCTGCAGCACGCAGTCGGCCGGCGCTGCCCATTGGCTGGCCAGCATCAGGCCTTCACCGCTGGGCAGGATGAACAGCTTCATGGCGGGCATCAGGCAATCGACTTCGATGACCTTGCCAGCCAGGCGCGCCAGCCGTGGCAGGGCGGTGCTGTCCAGGCGCAGCACACGGTTCAGGCCGTGTTCCGCGCTGGCGATCAGGCCGCTGTACAGCATCAGGGCTTGATGCCCCGGTGCAGGGCGACGATGCCTGAGGTCATGTTGTGGTAGGTAACGCGGTCGAAACCGGCCTGCACCATCATGGCCTTGAGGGTTTCCTGGTCGGGGTGCATGCGGATCGATTCGGCCAGGTAGCGGTAGCTTTCCGAGTCGTTGGTGATCAGCTTGCCAGCCAATGGCATGAAGGCGAACGAGTAGGCATCGTAGACCTTGGACATCAGCTTGTTGGTGGGCTTGGAGAACTCCAGCACCAGCAGGCGGCCGCCCGGCTTGAGCACCCGCAGCATGGAGGCAATGGCGTCTTCCTTGTGGGTGACGTTGCGCAGGCCGAACGCGATGGTCACGCAGTCGAAATAGTTGTCCGGGAACGGCAGCTTCTCGGCGTCGGCCTGGACGAACTTGACGTTGCCGGCCACGCCCAGGTCCAGCAGGCGGTCGCGGCCGACCTTGAGCATGGACTCGTTGATGTCGGCCAGCACCACTTCACCGGTGCTGCCCACCAGGTTGGAGAACTTGCGGGTCAGGTCGCCCGTGCCGCCGGCGATGTCCAGCACGCGGTTGCCGCTGCGCACGCCCGACAGTTCGATGGCGAAGCGTTTCCACAGCCGGTGCATGCCACCCGAAAGCACGTCGTTCATCAGGTCGTATTTGGCCGCTACCGAGTGGAACACCTCGGCGACCTTCTCGGCCTTCTTGCTTTCGGGCACATTCTTGTAGCCGAAGTGGGTGGTGGGTTCGGCATCGCTGGCTTTGCGCTGATCGGTCATATCGCTGTCACCGGAAAAAATTACTGGCCATTCTAATCCCCATGGCCGGCTTTGTCTTGGCAAGGCTGGGTTGCAGATGGCTTGGCGGGCCAACCGCGATACTATAGGCAGCATTATCACTTATTCGGGAAGGGTCGGATGACGCAAATCAGCGTTGAGCGCAAACACAGCCTGGGGCGCGAAGCGGCCCGGCAGAAAGCCGAGGTGCTGGTGGACGAACTAGCCAGGGAATACGACCTGCAGGCACGCTGGGACGGCGACACCGTGGAAGTGAAGCGCAGTGGTGCCAGTGGCACCATCCGCATCGACGATGACACCATTCGCGTGGACTTGAAGCTGGGCATGATGCTTTCGATCATGGGTTCGTCCATCAAGGGCGAGATCGAGAAGGCGCTGGACAAGGCCCTGGTGGCCTGACCGGCGCTCCCGCTGTTGCCGGAAAGAGGGACGCCGCGGGTTATTTCTGCACCACCGCAGTGCCGGTATCGGCTTTCGGCTCGAGGGTGGCGTAGTCGCGCAGGGCCTTGGGGTTGTACGGGTCGCCGATCAGGCGCGGGCGCACGACGAACTTGTCATTGACCAGGCTCTTGGTCGGGTCGAATTCGTTGAAGCTCAACCCGGCCATGTCCGCGAACGTATGAATCAGGTTCTGGCTGCTGTATGGCCGGTTGACGTCGCCCTGGAAGCCCCAGGCGTGGTCGGCCTTCCATTTCGGCGAGGCCCACGCCATGAACGGGATGGTGTACATCGCTGACGTCGGGTTGCCTTCGTTGCGCCCAAGGTTGGTGTGGTCCCCCGAGTCGTACACATCTTCACCGTGGTCGGACAGGTACAGCAAAAAGCCGTTGGGGTCTGCTGCCTGGAATTTCTTGATCAGGCTCGAAATCACGAAATCGTTGTACAGCACCGCGTTGTCGTAGTCGTTGTAGGTAGCCAGGCGCTCACCTGTGACAGACGGCGGTACGCCGACGTTGTCGGTGAACTTGGCGAACTCGGGCGGAAAGCGGTACTGGTAGCTCACGTGGGTGCCCAGCAAGTGAATGATGATTAACTTGCGTGGAGCACTGTCGCCCAGCACCTTGGCGAAGGGTTCGACCACGTCGCCGTCGTATTGCCGCGCGTTCTGGTTGCGGTTGTTGTTCAGGTACACCTGCTCGTCGGCCTGTTCGGAGAAAGTGGTGAGCATGGTGTTGCGCTTGGTCAGGGTCTGCTGGTTGGTGATCCAGTAGGTTTTGTAGCCTGCCTGTTTCATCATCTTCACGATCGACGGGGTCTTGAGGAACTGGTCCGGGTGTTCCTCGTCGGCGAACGTCAGTACCTGCTGCAGCGCTTCGATGGTGTAGGGGCGCGGGGTTACCACGTCGTTGAACACGCTCAACTGGTCGCGCATCTTCGACAGTTCAGGGTTGGTGTCACGGCCATAGCCATACAGGCTCATGTGCCCGCGGTTGGTGGACTCGCCGATCACCAGCACCAGGGTCGACGGCTGGCCAGCCATGGTGTCCTTGAGGTTGGTGAGGGGCGGGATCTTGGCATCCAGGGCCAGCATGTCCTGCATGCCGTCCAGCTGCTTGAGGTAGTTGCTGTAGCCGATCACCAACTGCCATGGCACGGCGGGTTCCATGCGCCCCTGGAACGACTCCATGCCGCTTTCGTAGCTGCCCTTCTTTTTTACCGCCTTGATCAACGGCCATACCACCAGCCCGAGGACCAGCGCCAGGCTGACCGCGATGGCCTTGGTGGTGTTGATGCGTACCGGCCGCAGGCGGGTCCAGATGAACACCGGCACGGCGGCATACAGCAGGAAGGTCGGCACCATCCACCACTGGAAGTACTGGCCCAGGTATTCGCTGGCTTCGGCGTTGTTGGACTCGAACATGATGAAGATCACGCTCTGGGAGAACTCCTGGTGGTAGACCAGGAAGTAGAACAGGCTCCCCAGCGAGCACAGGAACAGGGCGATACCGAGCACCGCGGCGATCAGTTTCGTGCGGGACGGGAACAGCAGCGCCGGAATCAGCCACAGGGCACTGAGGAAGAAGGCGTCGCGAAAGCCCTGGAAACCCGTGGTGCCGGCGAACTGGATCAGTGCCTGTGTAACGCCTGAGAAATACCAGAAGAATAGAAACAGCCAGCCAAGCCCTGCCCAATCGGTGCGGGTACGGCGTGGAACGGCGGAAGAGGCGGTGGTCATGGGCTTTCAACTCTCGACATCAGGCGCCTGGAGCCAGCACCCAAAAAACAAAGCGAACCGCATCCTACGAGGCAATGTGTGAGATTTATGTCAAAAGCATGTGCAAACAGGGTGAAGTGTCACCGGCACTTAGGGTGAGCATTCTAATTTTTGTCATTAATGTGTGCTCAGGCCCTGCGGTTGGGTGGGCGATCCTCCATTCTTTCCAAGCATGAGGTGCACCATGGCAAAAGCGATCCTGAAGAAAAAGGTCCAGGAACCGGCGGAGCATGCCGCCGGCGAAGTTCGTTCCTATGCGCGCAAGATCTGGCTGGCCGGTATCGGCGCCTACGCCAAGGCGGGCAAGGAAGGCGTCAGCTACATCAAGGAGCTGATCAAGACTGGCGAGGACGTCGAGAAATCCGGCAAGAAAAAGATCGACGCCGAGATCAAGGCCGCCAACACCGAAATCGCCGAAGTGAAGGGCGAGGTCAAAGCTGAGCTCAAGTCGGTGAAGGGCAAGGTGGAGCTGCAGCTCGACCGCATCGAAAGTGCATTCGATTCCCGCGTCGCCAGTGCCTTGAACCGCATCGGCATTCCATCTAAACATGATGTCGAGACACTCTCTGCTAAGCTCGATGAGCTGACGGCATTGCTCGAACGTGTCGCGCGTAAACAATAAGGAGAGCAGGATGGCTGGCAAGAAGAAGGTTGAGAAAGAAGGCAGCTCCTGGGTCGGCGAGGTTGAAAAATACTCCCGTCAGATCTGGCTGGCTGGTTTAGGCGCTTACTCCAAGATCAGCAATGACGGCAGTAAGCTTTTCGAGAACCTGGTCAAGGATGGCGAGAAGGCCGAGGAAGAGGCCAAGGCCGAGGTGGACAAGGGCGTGGACTCGGTCAAGTCAACCGCCAAGACCGCCAAGTCGCGGGTGGGTGAAGTGAAGGATCGCGCGCTGGGCAAGTGGGGCGAACTGGAAGAAGCGTTCGACAAGCGTCTCAACAGTGCCATCTCGCGCCTGGGTGTACCCAGCCGCCTGGAGGTCAAGCAACTGCACAGCAAGGTCGACACGCTGACCAAGCAGATCGAAAAGCTGACGGGGCAGTCGGTGACGCCGATCTCCAGCCGTTCGACCGCCACCAAAGCAGCTGCCAAGCCCGCGGCCAAACCGCTGGCTAAAGCTGCGGCCAAACCGGTAGCCAAGGCAGCCTCGGCAGCCAAGTCGGCCACTAAAACTGCGGCCAAGCCGGTCGCGGAGAAAACCGCCGCAGCCGCCAAGACCGCCACCAAGACAGCCACCAAGGCGGCAGCCAAGCCGGTCGCGGCGGCCAAAGCCGCAGCCAAGCCTGCTCCAAAGCCGGCGGCCAAGAAGCCGGCCGCCAAGAAGCCTGCCGCTGCCAAGCCGGCTACCCCGGCGGCCAGCGCAGCGCCTGCTGCTTCGGCGTCCACCGCCAACAGCGCCTCGCCATCGGCCCCTGCTGCCAGCAGCCCGTCGACCCCGGCCAGCGCACCGCAGTCCTGATTTCAGGTGCTGCCCACACGCCCGGCCCGCAACGGCCGGGCGTTTTTGTTTCTGCCGATGCACAGGCCTGCGGCGGGAGGGCTCAGCCTTCCAGGTAGCGCAGCGCCAGTTGCTCGGCTGCCTGGCGTGGTTCGGGGTGCAGGTGCGGGGCCACCAGCATCATGATCTGGTAAACCACTACGCCGACTTCGCCGTCGCGCCCCAGGATGCGCTGGTAATCCAGGGAAAATACCAGCGTGAGGGTGATCTGCTCCACCAGCTGGCCCAGCGCCTGGGTGTCGCTGGTCACCTGGCCCTGGGCCTTCAGGCTGGCCAGCAGCGAGGCCAGGGTGCGCTTGATGGCGTTGAGCAGGCTGCGCACGCCCCGCGCCAGCTTGGGCAGACGCCCGGCCAGGTTGGACAGGTCCTGGAACAGAAAGCGGTACTGGGCCATGCGCTCCACGATCAGGTGCAGGAAGAGCCAATAGTCTTCAGCCGTCAGTTGCACGTCCTCGGGCGGGTCGAGCAAGGGCGTGAGCTCATCCTCGAAACGCTCGAACAAGCCCAGTATCAGCGGCTCCTTGCCGTGGAAGTGGTAGTACAGGTTGCCAGGGCTGATGCCCATCTCATTGGCGATTTCCATGGTCGAGACATTGGGCTCGCCCTGCTGGTTGAACAACTGCAGGGCACATTCCAGGATACGGTCGCGGGTCTTCATCCGGTTGGTCGTCAGTCCTTGGGCCCTGAGGTCAGCGCACCAGCACGTAAGTGCCGGGCGCCGGGTCCAGGGTGGGGTAGTTGGCGTTGCCAAGGGCTGTCAGGGTTTCGCGCTGGGTGCCCGAGCGGGCCTGTATACAGTCCAGCCATTGCGGCCACCAGCTGCCCTCCACATGCTTGGCATCGTAGTACCAGGCCCGCGGGTCGCTGCTCAGTCGCGAGTTCTCGACGTAGGAGGCCTTCGGATTGCCGGGCGGGTTGAGAATGCTCTGCACGTGGCCTGCGTTGGACAGGATGAAACGCCGCTCCCCGCCCAGCAGCAGGGTGGAACGGTACACCGCGTCCCACGGCGTGATGTGGTCATTGATGCCGGCCACGCTGAAACTGTCCACCGTGACCTTGGACAGGTCGATGGGGGTGCCGCATACCTCCAGGCCTCCCGCGTGGGTCAGCGGGTTGTGCTTGAAGAAATCCAGCAGGTCGCCATGCAGCGCGGCGGGCAGACGAGTGTTGTCGTTGTTCCAGTACAAAACGTCGAACGCCGGCGGCGCCTTGCCGAGCAGGTAGTTGTTGACGAAGTAGTTCCAGATCAGGTCATTGGGGCGCATCCAGGCGAACACCCGCGCCATGTCGCGACCGTCCAGCACGCCATGCTGGTAGGAACGACGCTTGGCGGCCTCCAGCGCTTGTTCATCGGCGAACAGGGTGGCGGGGCTGTCGATTTCGCTGTCGAGCAGGCTCACCAGGTAAGTGGCGCTGGCCACGCGGCGCAACTGCCGTTTGGCTTGCAGCACGCCTTGCAGGGCGGCCATGGTCAACCCCCCGGCGCACGCGCCCATCAGGTTCACTTCCCGTGCGCCGGTGATGGCCCGGCAGACGTTGAGGGCTTCTTCCAGGGCTTGCACGTAGGTGGACAGGCCCCATTCGCGATGGCGCGGGTCCGGGTTGCGCCAACTGATGGTGAACACCTGGAGGCCGTTCTTCAGGGCGTATTGGACAAAGCTGTTGCCCGGGCTCAGATCGAAGATGTAGTACTTGTTGATCTGCGGCGGCACGATCAGCAATGGCTTGGCGTACTGCTTTTCGCTCATGGGCTTGTACTGGATCAGCTCCAGCAGTTCATTGCGAAACACCACGGCGCCTGGCGTGGTGGCAACCGTCTTGCCCACCTCGAAGGCTTCGCGGGTCACCTGGCGCGGCAGGCCATCGTTGTGCCGCAGGTCGTCCAGCAGGTGCCCAAGCCCCTTGAACAGGCTGGTGCCGCCAGAGTTGAACAGTTCCTTGAGCGCCAGGGGGTTGAGCAGCGAGTTGGTGGGCGACAGGGCGTCGTTGAGCAGGGTGAAGACGAAGTGGGCGCGAGCACGGTCATCGTCGGGCAGGCCGCTGTCGTCTATCCATGTCCTGACCTCCTTCTGCCAGCTCAGATAGGCCTGCAGCCCCCGGCGGTAGAAAGGGTTCAGGCTCCAGGTGGGGTCACTGAAACGGCTGTCCCGAGGGTTGGGCTGGTGCAGTGTGTCCCCCATCAGTACGCGGCCCAACTGGCTGCCCAGGGACAGAGCATGCCTGGCGGTGTGCAGCGGGTGCAGCAGACTGTGGCGGCCCAGGCTGCGCAAGGTGGAAACCAGGTCGCGACCCCGCAGGCCGGTGATCGCGCTCTGGGCGTTCATGAAGCTGGCGGCAGTCAGCGCCTGCCCCTTTGCTGGTTTGTCTTTCATGCGGCAACACTCCTTCGTCGAGCCTTCAACCAACACATCGGTACAAGCCCGGCGAACCGAGGCTCACGCACGTCGCGGCAGGCACTCCGGCCCGGCACGCGACAACCGGCGGCCTGTCAGGGGCCGCCAAACGGCGCCGGCTGCGGATGCATCACCGCGCGTTGGCGCTCTTCCTGGAGAAACTTCATGATGATGGGGGCGACGGCCTCGGCACGGGTAATGAGAAACAGGTGGCCGTCGTCGATGATGTGCAACTGTGCATTGGGAATGCGCCAAGCCAGCAGGCGCATGTTGATCAGCGGAATCAGCGGGTCGTCGTCGCCAGCCAGCACCAGGGTCGGCTGGTGGATCTTGTGCAGCCAGTGGATGCTGGTCCAGCCCAGCCCCGCGAACAGCTGCCAGTAGTAACCCAGCTTGCCCGACGAACGCACCTTGCTGGCGTGGTTCATGGCCAGGTCCGGGTCGCGGCGAAAGGCGCCGCCGTAGATCTCCGGGGCGATGCGCACCACGTGGGAGGGCTGGATGTAGCGCCTGGGGCTGGCCATCATCCATAGCACCTTGGGTTTGCCCGGTACCATCACCGCGCCGGCGGCCGTGGCGGCCAGCACCAGTTTCTTGCAGCGTTCCGGATAGTCGTAGGCGAACTGTTGCGCCAGGGCGCCCCCCCAGGACACACCGATGGCATTGACCTGGCCATAGTCGAGGTAGTCGAGCATGCGCGCGGTCAGCCTGGCCAGGCCAGGAAAGCGGTAGGGGTAGCTGGGCGTCGAAGAGCCACCGACGCCGGGCACGTCGAATGCGATCACTTCCAGGTCCGGGTCCAATGCCTCGACGAACGGGAACACCAGTTCCAGGTTGGCCCCGATACCGTTGAAGATCAGCAGTGGCGTCAGGTGCGGCTTGCCGGGCCTGACGGCCGTGCGGATGGCTTGGCCATCCAGGTCGACGGTCCGGAAGATGTACGGTTGCTGCATGCATCAGCCCTATAGGTTGTGCCGCCGCATCGGTTACTGCGGCGGTGCTCGGACGGGCCTTGGCGCCTCAGCGCTCGTGCACGTAAGTCCCGGGTGAAGCCTCTCC
It encodes the following:
- the phaZ gene encoding poly(3-hydroxyalkanoate) depolymerase; protein product: MQQPYIFRTVDLDGQAIRTAVRPGKPHLTPLLIFNGIGANLELVFPFVEALDPDLEVIAFDVPGVGGSSTPSYPYRFPGLARLTARMLDYLDYGQVNAIGVSWGGALAQQFAYDYPERCKKLVLAATAAGAVMVPGKPKVLWMMASPRRYIQPSHVVRIAPEIYGGAFRRDPDLAMNHASKVRSSGKLGYYWQLFAGLGWTSIHWLHKIHQPTLVLAGDDDPLIPLINMRLLAWRIPNAQLHIIDDGHLFLITRAEAVAPIIMKFLQEERQRAVMHPQPAPFGGP
- a CDS encoding phasin family protein, whose amino-acid sequence is MAKAILKKKVQEPAEHAAGEVRSYARKIWLAGIGAYAKAGKEGVSYIKELIKTGEDVEKSGKKKIDAEIKAANTEIAEVKGEVKAELKSVKGKVELQLDRIESAFDSRVASALNRIGIPSKHDVETLSAKLDELTALLERVARKQ
- a CDS encoding TetR/AcrR family transcriptional regulator, translating into MKTRDRILECALQLFNQQGEPNVSTMEIANEMGISPGNLYYHFHGKEPLILGLFERFEDELTPLLDPPEDVQLTAEDYWLFLHLIVERMAQYRFLFQDLSNLAGRLPKLARGVRSLLNAIKRTLASLLASLKAQGQVTSDTQALGQLVEQITLTLVFSLDYQRILGRDGEVGVVVYQIMMLVAPHLHPEPRQAAEQLALRYLEG
- the hisI gene encoding phosphoribosyl-AMP cyclohydrolase → MKDWLDEINWNSDGLVPAIAQDHKTGRVLMMAWMNREALALTAAENRAIYWSRSRGKLWRKGEDSGHVQHLHEMRLDCDADVIILMVEQVGDIACHTGRQSCFYRVHENGEWKTVDPVLKDPKAIYQAGHSHE
- the cptA gene encoding phosphoethanolamine transferase CptA, whose protein sequence is MTTASSAVPRRTRTDWAGLGWLFLFFWYFSGVTQALIQFAGTTGFQGFRDAFFLSALWLIPALLFPSRTKLIAAVLGIALFLCSLGSLFYFLVYHQEFSQSVIFIMFESNNAEASEYLGQYFQWWMVPTFLLYAAVPVFIWTRLRPVRINTTKAIAVSLALVLGLVVWPLIKAVKKKGSYESGMESFQGRMEPAVPWQLVIGYSNYLKQLDGMQDMLALDAKIPPLTNLKDTMAGQPSTLVLVIGESTNRGHMSLYGYGRDTNPELSKMRDQLSVFNDVVTPRPYTIEALQQVLTFADEEHPDQFLKTPSIVKMMKQAGYKTYWITNQQTLTKRNTMLTTFSEQADEQVYLNNNRNQNARQYDGDVVEPFAKVLGDSAPRKLIIIHLLGTHVSYQYRFPPEFAKFTDNVGVPPSVTGERLATYNDYDNAVLYNDFVISSLIKKFQAADPNGFLLYLSDHGEDVYDSGDHTNLGRNEGNPTSAMYTIPFMAWASPKWKADHAWGFQGDVNRPYSSQNLIHTFADMAGLSFNEFDPTKSLVNDKFVVRPRLIGDPYNPKALRDYATLEPKADTGTAVVQK
- the phaC gene encoding class II poly(R)-hydroxyalkanoic acid synthase — encoded protein: MKDKPAKGQALTAASFMNAQSAITGLRGRDLVSTLRSLGRHSLLHPLHTARHALSLGSQLGRVLMGDTLHQPNPRDSRFSDPTWSLNPFYRRGLQAYLSWQKEVRTWIDDSGLPDDDRARAHFVFTLLNDALSPTNSLLNPLALKELFNSGGTSLFKGLGHLLDDLRHNDGLPRQVTREAFEVGKTVATTPGAVVFRNELLELIQYKPMSEKQYAKPLLIVPPQINKYYIFDLSPGNSFVQYALKNGLQVFTISWRNPDPRHREWGLSTYVQALEEALNVCRAITGAREVNLMGACAGGLTMAALQGVLQAKRQLRRVASATYLVSLLDSEIDSPATLFADEQALEAAKRRSYQHGVLDGRDMARVFAWMRPNDLIWNYFVNNYLLGKAPPAFDVLYWNNDNTRLPAALHGDLLDFFKHNPLTHAGGLEVCGTPIDLSKVTVDSFSVAGINDHITPWDAVYRSTLLLGGERRFILSNAGHVQSILNPPGNPKASYVENSRLSSDPRAWYYDAKHVEGSWWPQWLDCIQARSGTQRETLTALGNANYPTLDPAPGTYVLVR
- a CDS encoding ubiquinone biosynthesis accessory factor UbiJ codes for the protein MLYSGLIASAEHGLNRVLRLDSTALPRLARLAGKVIEVDCLMPAMKLFILPSGEGLMLASQWAAPADCVLQAPASSLVQLAVSQDKPAVLHSPQVDLSGDSGVLLELVGVLQDLELDWEYELQRWLGPVASQLISSHLRRDAGWVRKGVASVNQNMAEYLAEETRTLVGKHEAEARFAELDELKVDVERLEARLERLVRSLNSSDNA
- the ubiB gene encoding ubiquinone biosynthesis regulatory protein kinase UbiB, which gives rise to MKLLAVRRLLRIQRVVIRYRLDDLLFALPLPWFLRITRFGMPWRWLPRKRLELSRGAALRLALQDLGPIFIKFGQLLSTRRDLLPEDIADELMLLQDRVPPFDPQQAVKLIEEQLGKTISEVFSRFDVEPLASASVAQVHSAQLRTGEEVVVKVVRPGLKPIIGQDLAWLFLLARWAEKFSADARLLHPVDVVADYEKTIYDELDLLREAANSSQLRRNFEDSDMLYVPQVYWDWCRPKVLVMERIYGIQVTDLATLADQRTDMKLLAERGVEIFFTQVFRDSFFHADMHPGNIFISTVAPWSPKYIAIDCGIVGSLTPEDQDYLARNLFAFFKRDYRRVAQLHIDSGWVPAETKLNEFEAAIRTVCEPIFEKPLKDISFGQVLMRLFQTARRFNMEVQPQLVLLQKTLLNIEGLGRQLYPDLDLWTTAQPFLERWMRERMSPKNLFHNVQSQVEQLPHLANMTRDLLERMSQPHARDPSPPWRQPNERRLVRVVGGVLLAGGATLAATGGAIDTLAAWPAWVMLAAGLYLVAR
- a CDS encoding phasin family protein, giving the protein MAGKKKVEKEGSSWVGEVEKYSRQIWLAGLGAYSKISNDGSKLFENLVKDGEKAEEEAKAEVDKGVDSVKSTAKTAKSRVGEVKDRALGKWGELEEAFDKRLNSAISRLGVPSRLEVKQLHSKVDTLTKQIEKLTGQSVTPISSRSTATKAAAKPAAKPLAKAAAKPVAKAASAAKSATKTAAKPVAEKTAAAAKTATKTATKAAAKPVAAAKAAAKPAPKPAAKKPAAKKPAAAKPATPAASAAPAASASTANSASPSAPAASSPSTPASAPQS
- the ubiE gene encoding bifunctional demethylmenaquinone methyltransferase/2-methoxy-6-polyprenyl-1,4-benzoquinol methylase UbiE → MTDQRKASDAEPTTHFGYKNVPESKKAEKVAEVFHSVAAKYDLMNDVLSGGMHRLWKRFAIELSGVRSGNRVLDIAGGTGDLTRKFSNLVGSTGEVVLADINESMLKVGRDRLLDLGVAGNVKFVQADAEKLPFPDNYFDCVTIAFGLRNVTHKEDAIASMLRVLKPGGRLLVLEFSKPTNKLMSKVYDAYSFAFMPLAGKLITNDSESYRYLAESIRMHPDQETLKAMMVQAGFDRVTYHNMTSGIVALHRGIKP
- a CDS encoding phosphoribosyl-ATP diphosphatase codes for the protein MNDTLTRLAEVLESRKGAEPDSSYVASLYHKGLNKILEKVGEESVETIIAAKDAAISGDYSDVIYETADLWFHSLVMLAALGQHPQAVLDELDRRFGLSGHAEKAARQPS
- a CDS encoding polyhydroxyalkanoic acid system family protein; protein product: MTQISVERKHSLGREAARQKAEVLVDELAREYDLQARWDGDTVEVKRSGASGTIRIDDDTIRVDLKLGMMLSIMGSSIKGEIEKALDKALVA